A part of Patescibacteria group bacterium genomic DNA contains:
- a CDS encoding PmeII family type II restriction endonuclease: MKKINYEELDKFVASDVIQPFYDKRIEKLKSIKLKDVMRRKNPYLFKAKNIQTAGDLVNDILNAFLSSQEETIFGDLLENLAININHTVFKGLKAEENKFKSVDLIFERDNKLYIVGIKSGPNWGNADQISGMRSNLKEARRILREEGKTQEMVCVNGCIYGKDNVPLKKHKVDSELDYTKLCGQNFWELISGDKDLYRNLIKPLDKEVKKRDDTFKETYVKKINEMTKDLIELFYTKDQLDWDKIVDYVSKAKE; encoded by the coding sequence ATGAAAAAAATTAATTACGAAGAATTGGATAAGTTTGTAGCATCAGATGTGATTCAACCTTTCTATGATAAACGCATAGAGAAGCTGAAGAGCATAAAACTTAAGGATGTGATGCGTAGAAAAAATCCCTACCTATTTAAGGCCAAGAATATACAAACGGCTGGCGACTTAGTAAACGATATATTAAACGCGTTTCTATCCTCACAAGAGGAAACAATTTTTGGAGACCTGCTAGAGAATCTGGCTATCAATATCAATCATACTGTTTTTAAGGGCCTAAAAGCTGAAGAGAATAAGTTTAAGAGTGTGGACTTAATCTTTGAAAGAGATAACAAACTCTACATTGTTGGCATAAAATCAGGCCCAAATTGGGGAAACGCTGACCAGATTAGTGGTATGAGAAGCAATCTTAAGGAAGCGCGGCGTATCCTACGCGAAGAAGGCAAGACCCAAGAAATGGTTTGTGTGAACGGGTGTATTTATGGGAAAGATAACGTGCCTCTTAAAAAGCATAAGGTAGATAGTGAGCTTGACTACACCAAACTCTGCGGGCAAAACTTTTGGGAATTAATTTCTGGTGATAAAGACCTTTATCGAAACTTGATTAAGCCGCTCGATAAGGAAGTGAAGAAACGAGACGATACTTTCAAAGAAACCTACGTAAAGAAAATCAACGAAATGACGAAAGATTTAATTGAGCTGTTCTACACAAAAGACCAGTTGGATTGGGATAAAATTGTAGACTACGTCTCAAAAGCGAAAGAATAA
- a CDS encoding site-specific DNA-methyltransferase encodes MQKDMKAKVIKSNTLFANDKSVEARFINGDCVEALKELPDNSVDLIVTSPPYADQRAKTYGGIKPEKYVEWFTPISKELLRVLKKDGTFILNIKEKVSNGERHTYVMELIIEMRKHGWLWTEEFIWHKKNCFPGKWPNRFRDAWERLLQFNKDKSFNMYQDEVMVPMGDWAKTRLKNLSETDKRRDNSKVGSGFGKNVSSWVGRDMAYPTNVVSMATESGNKNHSAAFPASLPEWFIKLFTKPGDTVLDPFLGSGTTSLVAGQLGRSSIGIEILPEYYELSITNFQESQK; translated from the coding sequence ATGCAAAAAGATATGAAAGCAAAAGTAATAAAATCAAATACGCTTTTTGCGAATGATAAATCTGTTGAGGCAAGATTTATTAATGGTGATTGTGTCGAGGCACTCAAAGAATTGCCAGATAATTCAGTGGACTTGATTGTCACTTCTCCTCCCTATGCAGACCAGAGAGCCAAGACTTACGGCGGTATAAAGCCAGAGAAATATGTAGAGTGGTTTACTCCAATATCAAAAGAGTTATTGAGGGTACTTAAAAAAGACGGTACGTTTATTTTGAATATAAAAGAAAAGGTTTCAAACGGAGAGCGCCATACGTATGTAATGGAGTTAATTATCGAAATGAGAAAGCACGGCTGGCTTTGGACTGAAGAGTTTATCTGGCATAAGAAAAACTGCTTCCCTGGTAAATGGCCGAACAGGTTTCGAGATGCTTGGGAGCGATTGTTGCAGTTCAATAAGGATAAGAGCTTTAATATGTACCAAGATGAAGTTATGGTTCCAATGGGAGATTGGGCTAAAACTCGCTTAAAAAACTTAAGTGAGACTGACAAGCGAAGAGATAATTCAAAAGTCGGAAGCGGGTTTGGAAAAAATGTATCTAGTTGGGTCGGACGGGATATGGCATACCCGACTAATGTTGTAAGTATGGCGACAGAAAGCGGAAATAAAAACCATAGCGCGGCTTTTCCTGCATCCTTGCCCGAATGGTTTATTAAACTTTTTACTAAACCAGGTGATACCGTGCTTGACCCATTTTTAGGGTCTGGCACTACCTCTCTTGTTGCTGGTCAATTAGGGCGAAGTTCCATCGGTATAGAGATACTCCCTGAATACTACGAATTATCAATTACTAACTTTCAAGAATCACAAAAATAA
- a CDS encoding helix-turn-helix domain-containing protein, with translation MDTKKDKPFYKAEDLATILEVNIMTIYRYIKAGRLQAYKIGKEFRIDKEEFNSFLKKCKKI, from the coding sequence ATGGACACAAAAAAAGACAAACCATTTTATAAAGCGGAAGACCTGGCAACGATACTAGAGGTAAACATTATGACAATTTACCGCTATATAAAAGCAGGTCGGTTACAAGCCTACAAGATTGGCAAAGAGTTTCGTATTGATAAAGAGGAGTTCAATTCCTTTCTTAAGAAATGCAAAAAGATATGA